In a single window of the Elaeis guineensis isolate ETL-2024a chromosome 8, EG11, whole genome shotgun sequence genome:
- the LOC105050267 gene encoding gallate 1-beta-glucosyltransferase: protein MGAITMGEKDIALPHVLLVSFPGQGHVNPLLRLAKRLAAKGLLVTFSSTSIIGNRITSATAAKNSANPGDPLPVGRGYLRFEFYPDDWDPDEPRLYDLDALFSHLRDVGVPAITNLIRRHADAGRPVLCVVNNPFIPWVLDVAADMGITGAVLWVQSCAVFSTYYHYHHSLAEFPSDAHPDISVTLPGIPELRPEDLPSFLLPSSPYKALRDVILEQLHNIPKATFLLANTFEELERDAITAISGLLPVTPVGPLVEPDDGEESQKVIKGDFFKAVDCMEWLDAQEPRSVVYVSVGSVVVLNREEMEEMACGLKNTGRPFVWVVRDDFRSLLPENFVEETEGKGMVVPWSPQDWVLAHGTVACFVTHCGWNSTLEALASGVPVVAYPQWGDQLPDSKFLVDVYRVGVRLRAPAKREELERCVEEVTSGPEAEGMRKRAMGWREAARKAVAVGGSSDQNIQAFVDEIQRRAGVGGCSVSALAAGCICRAKE, encoded by the coding sequence ATGGGAGCCATCACAATGGGAGAAAAGGACATCGCCCTTCCCCACGTCCTGCTGGTCTCCTTCCCAGGCCAAGGCCACGTCAACCCCCTCCTCCGCCTCGCCAAGCGCCTCGCCGCCAAGGGCCTCCTCGTCACCTTCTCCTCCACCAGCATCATCGGCAACCGCATCACCTCCGCCACCGCCGCCAAGAACTCCGCCAACCCTGGCGACCCCCTACCCGTCGGCCGCGGCTACCTCCGATTCGAATTCTATCCCGATGACTGGGACCCCGACGAGCCCCGCCTCTATGACCTGGACGCACTGTTTTCCCACCTCCGGGACGTCGGTGTTCCCGCCATCACCAACCTCATCCGCCGCCATGCCGACGCCGGCCGCCCCGTGCTGTGCGTCGTCAACAACCCCTTCATTCCCTGGGTTCTCGACGTGGCCGCCGACATGGGCATCACCGGAGCCGTCCTCTGGGTGCAGTCCTGCGCCGTCTTCTCCACTTACTACCACTACCACCACTCCCTCGCCGAGTTCCCCTCCGACGCCCATCCCGATATCTCTGTGACTCTCCCCGGCATTCCCGAACTGAGGCCCGAAGATCTCCCATCATTCCTCCTTCCATCCAGTCCTTACAAAGCTCTGAGGGACGTGATCTTGGAGCAGTTGCACAACATCCCCAAGGCGACATTCCTGCTGGCGAACACCTTCGAGGAGCTCGAGAGAGATGCAATCACGGCCATTTCCGGGCTGTTACCGGTCACGCCGGTGGGCCCGCTCGTCGAGCCTGACGACGGCGAGGAGTCGCAGAAGGTCATCAAGGGAGACTTCTTCAAGGCGGTCGACTGCATGGAGTGGCTCGACGCGCAGGAGCCGCGGTCGGTGGTCTACGTGTCGGTGGGGAGCGTCGTGGTTTTGAACCGGGAAGAGATGGAAGAGATGGCCTGCGGGCTAAAGAACACCGGCCGGCCGTTCGTATGGGTGGTGAGGGACGACTTCCGGAGCCTCCTGCCGGAGAATTTCGTCGAGGAGACGGAGGGGAAGGGAATGGTGGTCCCGTGGAGCCCACAGGATTGGGTGCTGGCCCATGGCACGGTGGCGTGCTTCGTAACGCACTGCGGCTGGAACTCGACTCTGGAGGCGCTGGCGTCCGGAGTGCCGGTGGTGGCGTACCCCCAGTGGGGGGATCAGCTGCCGgattccaagttcttggtagatGTTTATCGGGTCGGAGTCCGGCTGAGGGCGCCGGCGAAGCGGGAGGAGCTGGAGAGGTGCGTGGAGGAGGTGACGTCGGGACCGGAGGCggaggggatgaggaagagagcGATGGGGTGGCGGGAGGCGGCGAGAAAGGCGGTGGCCGTGGGCGGCTCCTCCGACCAGAACATCCAGGCCTTTGTTGATGAGATACAGAGGAGGGCTGGTGTTGGTGGCTGTAGCGTTTCGGCGTTGGCTGCGGGTTGCATATGTCGTGCAAAGGAATGA